The Dokdonia sp. 4H-3-7-5 genomic interval TAAATTAAGATGTACACCATATCTAAATGAAAGCTCTCTTTCTGGTTGAATTACTTTGTTAAAACCAAAATTTACTCCAGGAATGCTATTTCCTTTAATATCAATGTTTCCTAATGTTCTAGTGTAGTTAGGGGCTCTGTTTAATACGGGATTAAAGGTGAATCCCCAAGTTTTATAACTGGCAAACTCTGGAAATTGAGATTTTGAAGAGTTACTCTGACCCAATGCAATATTTATTGTTAAAAAGGCAAGCCCAAATAGGCTTGCCTTTAAAATTAATTTAGCTTTCCTCATTACCAACTTAATGCTTTGTACGTTGTTTTGCCTCCATAATAATAATCACCAACTACTCCTTGCCCGTTTCTAGCTTTTAGAGTCATCCCGGGATGGTCTGTCATTATAACCTTTCTTTTCTTTCTTTTCTTTCTTGATTTACTCTTATAACCTTGTCTCACAGTTGCTCCAAAACAAGCTGATGCTTTTAAGTTTTTTTGTAAACCAACACCTAGACGTGTGCGATGTCTTTTCCACCTATTCCCCCTCTTTCTAAAAGATTCTACTTTTGACTTAGTTTTTGTCCAGAAAGGAAGACTTCTAATTGAGACGGATCTCTTAACTCTCTTATTATGTGCATAATTGTCACGATCCCAAGATCTCTTCCAAGAAGTACAAGAAGAAGATGCTTTAGAAGTAGTAATTATATTTGGGTCATTAGAGACATCCTCATCATTTCGAACTTTTAAAATAGATTCCCCAAAATTTCCTATAATTTCATAGTTGAGCTGCGGGTGTCCAAAATTAAAAACTTTACCATCAATCATCACTTCTTGATCTTGGTTAAGTAGCACCATCTCTTCTTCTTCAAATAAATTATCTAAAGACGGGTCTTTGTTCTCATCTAAGATTTCATCATCTAGCCATATTGTTTCTTTAGTCTCATATGAATTAAATAAAGAATTAGAAAAACTTCTTGTTTGTTGGAATTGGCGTAGAGGCGCTCTACTATCAAATTGCGTGCTTTCCTCCATATCATCAAGTTCGTCATCTGTAAGATGATCATATTGAGCCACAAACTTATCTTCGTGAGCTTCGATGGCAACTTCAAGTTCTTCTGCGGCAGCAACAAAATCTTCGATAGATGCAAAAGATAACATTGTTGCATTGCCTCCTTGGGATCGGCCTCTTGCTGGTAGATCAAATGAAATGATGTTAGTTTCAGGGACTTGTTCTAGTGTAAATGCCGCTTCTGTATTTTGCGATTCGTTTGTTAATTCAATATCTTCTTTACTACAAGAAGTAAGAGATAGAGTTGTTATCATTGTAACTGCCAGTAATTGCTTGTAAATTTCATTCGTTTTTTGTTTTAGAATTATAAAATTTGATTGGTACCAACCGCTAAACTAGTGGTTTAGTTTTGTCATTCTTAAAGGATTTCCTTTTTTTGAGCGTTTTTTTTTTTTGATTTTTTATTACGCTTTCGCGAAAGCGTAACAACTCCATAAAACAGTGATTTGCGATGCTTCAAAAAGTGAAATATCACAGAAATAATGCCCTTGCGGATTACGATATAAATAAAACATCTACTTTTGTACCCTGAAAAATAAGATGTATGGCAAAGAATCTCGTCATTGTGGAGTCACCTGCAAAGGCTAAAACAATAGAAAAATTTCTAGGCTCTGACTATAAAGTTGAGAGTAGTTTTGGACACATAGCAGACCTTCCCTCTAAAGAGTTAGGTGTTGATGTAGATGGAGATTTTACTCCTAAATATAAAGTCTCTGACGATAAGAAAAAGGTAGTAAAAAATCTAAAATCACTAGCCGCAAAAGCCGATATGGTTTGGCTAGCAAGTGATGAGGATCGCGAGGGTGAGGCCATTGCATGGCACCTCGAGCAAGAGCTCGGCTTAACACCAGACCGTACTAAGCGTATTGTTTTTCATGAGATTACTAAAACTGCAATCTTAAGAGCAATCGATAATCCGCGCCAGATTGATTATGATCTTGTAAATGCGCAACAAGCGCGTAGAGTTTTAGATAGACTCGTAGGTTACGAACTTTCGCCAGTGTTATGGAGAAAGGTAAAAGGAGGGCTTTCGGCAGGGCGAGTGCAATCTGTTTCTGTGAGACTTATTGTAGAGCGTGAGCGCGAGGTGTTAAACTTTGAGCCACAAGCATCATACAGAGTAGATGCAGAGTTTACTACAGAAGATGGAAAATCTTTTAGGGCAAAACTTCCTAAAAACATTACTACTAAGAAAAAAGCACAAGAATTTCTTGAGAAAAACTTGAAGGCTACTTTTAAAGTAGATGCGCTTACAAAAAAGCCCGCCAAAAAATCACCAGCACCACCATTTACAACTTCTACACTACAACAAGAAGCAAGTAGAAAGTTATACTTCTCTGTTAGTAAAACGATGAATATGGCGCAGCGTCTCTATGAGGCTGGGCACATTACCTATATGAGAACAGATAGTGTAAACCTATCTAAAGATGCAAAAGCTGGTGCGCAAGCAGAAATACTAGCTGCTTACGGTAAAGAATTTCATAAAGAACGTAACTATAAAGGGAAGTCAAAAGGAGCACAAGAAGCTCACGAAGCGATACGTCCAACAGATTTTTCTAAGCATTCAGTTAATATGGATCGCGATCAAATGCGTCTGTATGAATTAATATGGAAACGAGCTATTGCATCACAAATGAGTGAGGCGCAACTAGAGCGTACTAATGTGCAGATAGCTTCAAGCGCAGGAACAGATAACTTTACTGCAAACGGAGAGATCTTGAAATTTGAAGGATTCTTAAAGGTATACCTTGAAGGTCATGATGATGAGGATGAAGAAGAGACTGGATTACTTCCAGATCTTAAAACAGGAGAAACATTACTCAATTCTTACATTACCGCAACAGAGCGTTTTACAAGGCCACCATATAGATATACGGAAGCATCTCTAGTAAAGAAATTAGAGGAGCTTGGTATCGGTCGTCCGTCTACATATGCGCCTACTATTACTACGATACAAAATCGTAAGTATGTTGAGAAGGGTACTGTAGATGGTAAAGAGCGATCTTATGATGTGTTAAGTCTTGAGAACAACGAGATAAAAGATAGAACCTTAACAGAGATGGTAGGTTCAGACAAAGGAAAGCTAGTTCCTACAGATGTGGGAATGGTGGTAAATGATTTCTTGGTACAGCATTTTGAAAATATTCTTGATTACAACTTTACAGCAAAAGTCGAAGCAGACTTTGATGATATTGCAGAAGGTAAGCAGGAGTGGACAAAGATGATGAAAGACTTTTACACAGATTTTCATCCTCATGTAAAAGATGTAGAGAAAAATGCAGAGCGTGAAGTAGGTGAGCGTATTTTAGGTAAAGATCCAGAAAGCGGTAAACCGGTAAGTGTTCGTTTAGGGAAATTTGGACCTATGGTTCAAATAGGTTCTGTAGAAGATGAAGAGAAACCGCGTTTTGCAAGTTTAGGTCCAGATCAAACGCTGGCAAACCTGACTTATGAGCAAGCGATGGACTTGTTTAAGTTGCCTAAAGTTTTAGGGACTTTTGAGGAAGAAGAAGTATCTGTAAATAATGGTCGTTTTGGTCCTTATGTGAAGTTTGGGGCAACCTTTGTTTCATTGCCTAAAGGCCGTGACCCTATGGATGTAGATCTTGATGAAGCTATTGTGTATATTAAAGAGAAGCAAAAGGCAGATGCTCCTATTTATACCTATGAAGACCTTCCAGTTCAAAAAGGAACAGGACGTTTCGGGCCATTTATAAAATGGAACGGGATGTTTATTAATGTCAATAAGAAGTACGACTTTGATAACCTTTCTGACGATGACATCGTAGAGCTTATTGAAGTGAAGAAGCAGAAGGAAATAGATAAAGTACTTCAAGACTTCCCAGAAGAAGGTATACGTGTAGAAAAAGCAAGATGGGGTCGTTCTAATATTATTAAAGGAAAGACTAAAATTGAGCTAAGTAAGGATATAGACGCAGCAGCGTTAACCTTAGATGAAATCAAGGCCTACATAGAGAAAAAAGCACCTAAGAAAAAAGCAGCAGCAAAAAAGAAAGCTCCGGCCAAAAAGAAAGCTCCAGCAAAGAAAAAGGCGCCTGTAAAGAAGAAAACGACTGCAAAAAAGAAGTAATATATGGCCTTTGAGGTGCTAAGCCCTATACCAGAAATTGCGCTTGCGCATATACAATTACAACATCATCAATCACTAGGTAATAACATTAGATTACACAGTGAGGAATTGGGAATGCCAGATCTAGAGGGTGTGCAAGTTGCTATTATTTGCTTGCGCGAAAACAGGCGTGATCAAAATAACCTCGGAGAATCATTATCATTTACAGAACTTAGGACCACTTTTTACGAACTTTTCCCTGGTAACTGGCACACAACAATTGCCGATTTGGGTGACATTCATGGAGGAGAAAGTGTAGATGACACCTATTTTGCCATCAGAACTGTTAACGAAGCTCTTTTTAAGAAGGGAATTGTACCTATGTATATAGGAGGAAGTCAAGATTTGGTGTATCCTATTTACAGATCGTATGATAAATTGGATCAAATGGTAAATGTGGTGAATGTAGATAGTCGTTTTGACTTAGGAGATGCGAGCCAGCCTATCCATAATAAATCGTACGTAGGGAAGATTATTGTTGAAAAACCATACAACCTTTTCAACTACTCAAATATAGGGTATCAAACTTATTTTAATCCTCAGGAGGAAATAGATTTGATGGATAAGTTATACTTTGATAGTTACCGATTAGGAAATGTTTCGGCTATGATGAGTATTGTGGAGCCTGTAATGAGAGATGCAGATCTTGTTGCAATAGACTTAAATGCTGTGCGCAGTAGTGAGCTAAGTACTAGGTATAATAAAATGCCTAATGGGTTTGATGGAAAGGAGATATGTACTATTGCTCGATATGCAGGTATAAGTGACAAGGTAACTTCTTTTGGAGTTTTTGAATATAAGAATGATGCTCATGAGGAAAAAGCAGCGATGCTCGTTGCTCAAATGATGTGGTACTTTATTGAGGGGGTAAATTTTCGCGCAAGCGAAAACATGGATATTGAGAAAGGAAATTTTCTTACGTATCAAGTTCCAATTGAAGATGAAGTGTTAACATTTTACAAAAGTGAAAAAACAGCCAGATGGTGGATCGAGATTCCATTTATTATGGGCTTGAATAATAAATTAAAAAGGCACACGTTATTACCTTGCACGTACCAAGATTATCTGGATGCTTGTAATCAAAATATCCCTGAACGTTGGTTCAAAGCAAGGAAGAAAAACGAAATTTGACTATGTGTTTCAACGATGAAATGATTATTTTTGGCGAATAAATTGTTTATTACAAATAAAATAAATAGGTTTACGCCCTTAACTTTAGAATACTTAACCTAATATCCTATGAAAAAGTATATTGCATTTATTGCGATAGTAGCTTTGCTGTCTAGTTGTGGCAAAGGCGATCGAGGGGAACTCGTCGGTGCCAAAGGCAAGCGATGGAACCCTGAAAAACCTTATGGAATGACCCTCGTTTCTGGAGGTGCTTACATAATGGGTAAGAGTGATGATGACTTTGCTGCCGTAAATGACGCTCCTACTAAAACGGTGACTGTGCGCTCTTTCTACATGGACGAAACAGAAATCACTAACTCAGAATATAGACAGTTTGTAGAGTGGGTTCAAGATTCTACTATACGTACGAAACTTGCAATCTTAGCTGATGAGCTTGGAGAGACTCCTGGTAATGGTGGTATAGGCGAGTTTGCATTTAGCGATGCAGATCCTGATAACATGACCCCTTACGAGCAATACATGTATGATAACTATTTCGGACTAGGTGAGACTGGCTTTGAAGGAAGGAAGTTAAATAAGGACGTAGAGCTTTTTACGGATACTGCAGAATACCCAGATGAGTATTATGCTGAGGTTATGGATACAATGTATATTCCAATGGAAGAAGCTTATAATGGGCAGCGCACTATCGATGTAGATAAGTTAGATTTCCGTTATACGTACCTTGATATTCAAGAAGCAGCAAAGAAAAACGGCGGTCGTCGTAAAGATCATATCAAAACAGAAATTGTAAATATTTATCCAGACACAACGGTGTGGATTAAAGATTTTGCGTACTCATACAATGAACCTATGCATAATGACTATTTCTGGCATGATGCATACGGAGAGTATCCAGTTGTTGGAGTTACATGGATGCAAGCAAAAGCTTTTTGTGAGTGGAGAACGATGTACAAGAACGCTCATCAAAAATCTAAGAAGAGACAATTTGTAAACCGTTTTAGACTTCCTGGTGAAGCAGAGTGGGAGTATGCCGCTCGTGGCGGACTAGAAAGTGGTGATTACCCTTGGGGTGGTCCATATGCAAAGAATGATAGAGGTTGCTTCCTTGCAAACTTTAAACCTTTAAGAGGGGATTATGGCGCAGATCAAGCGTTGTATACAGTAGAAGCAGATGCTTACGAACCTAATGATTACAACCTGTACAATATGGCAGGAAATGTATCAGAGTGGGTAGCTTCTTCTTACGATCCAGCTTCTTATGAATATATGTCTACCATTAACCCTAACGTAAATGACAAAGACAATCGTCGCAAAGTGATACGTGGTGGTTCATGGAAAGACGTTGCTTACTTCCTACAGGTAAGCTCACGTGACTATGAGTATCAAGACTCTGCTCGTAGTTATATCGGTTTTAGAACCGTGCAGGACTTTATGGGTGTTGATGAGAAAATCAACCTTAGAAAGCCGAAGAAATAACGAATTGAATAATTCCCAAATTATAACAATTACTTAATCTAATTAACTTACTTAACTAAACTAAAAAACCTATTTAACATGGCTAAATCAAAAACTGGAAAGAAATTAATGAATATGGTCTACGGACTAGGAGCAGCAGTAGTAATTATTGGTGCTTTATTCAAAATAATGCACTGGCCTTTCGGTAACGAGATGCTTATTGTTGGTCTAATTACGGAGGCGGTAGTATTTGCTATTTCTGCATTTGAACCTGTGGATAATGAGCTTGATTGGGCATTAGTGTACCCAGAACTTGCAGGTGGTGCAAGTGGATCAAAGAAAAAAGCAGTAGCTCCTGTTGAAGCAGAAGCTCAATTATCTAAAAAATTAGATAACATGCTTAAAGAAGCAAAAATTGATTCTGAGCTTATGACAAGCCTAGGGACAAGTATCCGTAGCTTTGAGGGGGCAGCAAAAGGAATTGCACCTACGGCAGATGCTATGACATCTACTAAAAAATATTCTGAAGAGATGGCACTTGCTGCAGCTCAAATGGAGTCTTTAAATAGCCTTTACAAAGTACAGGTAGAGTCTTCTAGCCGTCAAGCAGAAATCAACGAGCAAGTAACTCAAAATGCCGGAAAGCTTAAAGATCAAATGGAGAGTCTTGCAACAAACCTTTCTTCTTTAAACGGAGTATATGGTGGAATGCTTTCTGCAATGAACAAAAACTAATTTTAGTTGTTTACACAATTAATAAACTAACAACTAAAATTTAAAAAATGGCAGGAGGAAAACAAAGCCCAAGGCAAAAGATGATTAATCTAATGTATTTAGTGTTTATAGCAATGCTAGCACTAAATATGTCTAAAGAGGTATTATCTGCTTTTGGTTCAATAAACGAAAAATTTGATCGTTCTAATGCGACGTTTGAAGCAAAGAATGATCTTGCATTAGCAGATATTTCTAAAAAAGCAAATGAAAACGAAGAGTTTAAAGCAGCTGCTGCAACAGCAAAATCTGCTAAAGCTCTTGGAGATGAATATTTCGCATACTTAGCTTCTGAAAAAGCAGCACTTTTGGCTGAAGTAAAAGACCCTAAGGATTATGAAGCTATGGATAAGTCTAACTTTATCGATGAGCGTTATTATAAGGGAGGTAAAGTA includes:
- the topA gene encoding type I DNA topoisomerase — protein: MAKNLVIVESPAKAKTIEKFLGSDYKVESSFGHIADLPSKELGVDVDGDFTPKYKVSDDKKKVVKNLKSLAAKADMVWLASDEDREGEAIAWHLEQELGLTPDRTKRIVFHEITKTAILRAIDNPRQIDYDLVNAQQARRVLDRLVGYELSPVLWRKVKGGLSAGRVQSVSVRLIVEREREVLNFEPQASYRVDAEFTTEDGKSFRAKLPKNITTKKKAQEFLEKNLKATFKVDALTKKPAKKSPAPPFTTSTLQQEASRKLYFSVSKTMNMAQRLYEAGHITYMRTDSVNLSKDAKAGAQAEILAAYGKEFHKERNYKGKSKGAQEAHEAIRPTDFSKHSVNMDRDQMRLYELIWKRAIASQMSEAQLERTNVQIASSAGTDNFTANGEILKFEGFLKVYLEGHDDEDEEETGLLPDLKTGETLLNSYITATERFTRPPYRYTEASLVKKLEELGIGRPSTYAPTITTIQNRKYVEKGTVDGKERSYDVLSLENNEIKDRTLTEMVGSDKGKLVPTDVGMVVNDFLVQHFENILDYNFTAKVEADFDDIAEGKQEWTKMMKDFYTDFHPHVKDVEKNAEREVGERILGKDPESGKPVSVRLGKFGPMVQIGSVEDEEKPRFASLGPDQTLANLTYEQAMDLFKLPKVLGTFEEEEVSVNNGRFGPYVKFGATFVSLPKGRDPMDVDLDEAIVYIKEKQKADAPIYTYEDLPVQKGTGRFGPFIKWNGMFINVNKKYDFDNLSDDDIVELIEVKKQKEIDKVLQDFPEEGIRVEKARWGRSNIIKGKTKIELSKDIDAAALTLDEIKAYIEKKAPKKKAAAKKKAPAKKKAPAKKKAPVKKKTTAKKK
- a CDS encoding formimidoylglutamase, which codes for MAFEVLSPIPEIALAHIQLQHHQSLGNNIRLHSEELGMPDLEGVQVAIICLRENRRDQNNLGESLSFTELRTTFYELFPGNWHTTIADLGDIHGGESVDDTYFAIRTVNEALFKKGIVPMYIGGSQDLVYPIYRSYDKLDQMVNVVNVDSRFDLGDASQPIHNKSYVGKIIVEKPYNLFNYSNIGYQTYFNPQEEIDLMDKLYFDSYRLGNVSAMMSIVEPVMRDADLVAIDLNAVRSSELSTRYNKMPNGFDGKEICTIARYAGISDKVTSFGVFEYKNDAHEEKAAMLVAQMMWYFIEGVNFRASENMDIEKGNFLTYQVPIEDEVLTFYKSEKTARWWIEIPFIMGLNNKLKRHTLLPCTYQDYLDACNQNIPERWFKARKKNEI
- the gldK gene encoding gliding motility lipoprotein GldK; the encoded protein is MKKYIAFIAIVALLSSCGKGDRGELVGAKGKRWNPEKPYGMTLVSGGAYIMGKSDDDFAAVNDAPTKTVTVRSFYMDETEITNSEYRQFVEWVQDSTIRTKLAILADELGETPGNGGIGEFAFSDADPDNMTPYEQYMYDNYFGLGETGFEGRKLNKDVELFTDTAEYPDEYYAEVMDTMYIPMEEAYNGQRTIDVDKLDFRYTYLDIQEAAKKNGGRRKDHIKTEIVNIYPDTTVWIKDFAYSYNEPMHNDYFWHDAYGEYPVVGVTWMQAKAFCEWRTMYKNAHQKSKKRQFVNRFRLPGEAEWEYAARGGLESGDYPWGGPYAKNDRGCFLANFKPLRGDYGADQALYTVEADAYEPNDYNLYNMAGNVSEWVASSYDPASYEYMSTINPNVNDKDNRRKVIRGGSWKDVAYFLQVSSRDYEYQDSARSYIGFRTVQDFMGVDEKINLRKPKK
- the gldL gene encoding gliding motility protein GldL, which produces MAKSKTGKKLMNMVYGLGAAVVIIGALFKIMHWPFGNEMLIVGLITEAVVFAISAFEPVDNELDWALVYPELAGGASGSKKKAVAPVEAEAQLSKKLDNMLKEAKIDSELMTSLGTSIRSFEGAAKGIAPTADAMTSTKKYSEEMALAAAQMESLNSLYKVQVESSSRQAEINEQVTQNAGKLKDQMESLATNLSSLNGVYGGMLSAMNKN